One genomic segment of Micromonospora sp. WMMC415 includes these proteins:
- a CDS encoding 1-acyl-sn-glycerol-3-phosphate acyltransferase — MLYWLLKYVILGPLLKLIFRPQVEGLHHVPATGPVILASNHLSFSDSIFTPLIVPRKVTFVAKAEYFTGKGLKGWLTKMFFVGTGTIPVDRSGGRAARAALDTQLKVLRAGGVAGIYPEGTRSPDGRLYRGKTGVARLALESGAPVVPVVMLNLDEIQPPGKIIPKVQRVRIRFGPPLDFSRYAGMASDRFVERAVTDEIMYELMELSGREYVDMYAQKAKSVPPPPAPKPREPIAA; from the coding sequence GTGCTGTACTGGCTGCTGAAGTACGTCATCCTCGGGCCGCTGCTGAAGCTGATCTTCCGCCCGCAGGTGGAGGGCCTGCACCACGTACCGGCGACCGGCCCGGTGATCCTCGCCAGCAACCACCTCTCCTTCTCCGACTCGATCTTCACCCCGCTGATCGTGCCGAGGAAGGTCACCTTCGTCGCCAAGGCGGAGTACTTCACCGGCAAGGGCCTCAAGGGGTGGCTGACCAAGATGTTCTTCGTCGGCACCGGCACCATCCCGGTGGACCGCTCCGGCGGCCGGGCCGCCCGGGCGGCGCTGGACACCCAGCTCAAGGTGCTGCGGGCCGGTGGGGTCGCGGGCATCTACCCGGAGGGCACCCGTTCGCCGGACGGGCGGCTCTACCGGGGCAAGACCGGCGTTGCCCGGCTCGCGCTGGAGAGCGGCGCCCCGGTGGTGCCGGTGGTGATGCTCAACCTGGACGAGATCCAGCCGCCGGGCAAGATCATCCCGAAGGTGCAGCGGGTGCGCATCCGGTTCGGCCCGCCGCTGGACTTCTCCCGCTACGCCGGGATGGCGAGCGACCGGTTCGTCGAGCGCGCGGTCACCGACGAGATCATGTACGAGCTGATGGAGCTGTCCGGCCGCGAGTACGTCGACATGTACGCCCAGAAGGCGAAGTCGGTGCCTCCGCCGCCCGCGCCGAAGCCCCGCGAGCCGATCGCGGCCTGA
- a CDS encoding Crp/Fnr family transcriptional regulator — MEVRLPEPGDALTGVEMFAGLEPEVRQRVIAAAVPRTYRKGQLLFVENDPGESLIVLRRGAVAVFRTAPTGERAVLSVIRPPDVLGEVSLLDASTRSASAEAIEDCSALALSRGAFMELVHSNPRILDAVMRSLGALIRRLTEQNADHVFLDLPGRVAKTLVRLAGESQAPMITIELNQSQLAEMAGGSRQSVNQAIGSFASRGWLRTEGRRIVVTDVASLRRRAGMSER, encoded by the coding sequence GTGGAGGTGCGCCTTCCGGAGCCGGGTGACGCGCTCACGGGTGTCGAGATGTTCGCCGGCCTCGAGCCGGAGGTCCGGCAACGCGTGATCGCGGCGGCCGTCCCGCGCACGTACCGCAAGGGGCAGCTGCTCTTCGTCGAGAACGATCCCGGCGAGTCGCTGATCGTGCTGCGGCGAGGCGCGGTCGCCGTCTTCCGCACCGCACCGACCGGCGAGCGGGCCGTGCTGTCGGTGATCCGGCCGCCGGACGTGCTGGGCGAGGTGTCCCTGCTCGACGCCTCCACCCGCTCCGCGTCGGCCGAGGCCATCGAGGACTGCTCGGCCCTCGCGCTGTCCCGCGGCGCGTTCATGGAACTGGTGCACTCCAACCCGCGCATCCTCGACGCGGTGATGCGTTCCCTCGGCGCCCTGATCCGCCGCCTGACCGAGCAGAACGCCGACCACGTCTTCCTCGACCTGCCCGGCCGCGTCGCCAAGACGCTGGTCCGCCTCGCCGGCGAGAGCCAGGCGCCGATGATCACCATCGAGCTCAACCAGAGCCAGCTCGCCGAGATGGCCGGCGGTTCCCGGCAGAGCGTCAACCAGGCGATCGGCTCGTTCGCCAGCCGGGGCTGGCTGCGCACCGAGGGCCGCCGCATCGTGGTCACCGACGTGGCGTCGCTGCGTCGCCGCGCCGGCATGAGCGAACGCTGA
- a CDS encoding polyadenylate-specific 3'-exoribonuclease AS, with translation MVYRYFYDCEFIEDGRIVDLVSIGVVDEYGREFYAVSTEFDDSRAVPWVRRNVLDKLPSPADRAWRSRERIRDDLLDFLLEPVRDRPGEQIELWAWYAAYDHVALAQLWGPMTALPREIPRFTKELRQVWDDRGRPPLPEAEAARHDALVDARHNLLRWRAMTGPGGR, from the coding sequence ATGGTCTACCGCTACTTCTACGACTGTGAGTTCATCGAGGACGGCCGCATCGTCGATCTCGTGTCGATCGGCGTCGTCGACGAGTACGGCCGCGAGTTCTATGCCGTCTCCACCGAGTTCGACGACTCCCGGGCCGTGCCGTGGGTGCGCCGCAACGTGCTCGACAAGCTTCCGTCGCCGGCCGACCGGGCTTGGCGTTCCCGGGAGCGGATCCGGGACGACCTGCTGGACTTCCTCCTCGAGCCGGTGCGCGACCGTCCGGGCGAGCAGATCGAGCTCTGGGCCTGGTACGCGGCGTACGACCATGTGGCTCTCGCGCAGCTCTGGGGCCCGATGACCGCGCTGCCCCGCGAGATCCCCCGGTTCACCAAGGAACTGCGCCAGGTCTGGGACGACCGGGGCCGCCCGCCACTGCCGGAGGCCGAGGCGGCCCGGCACGACGCGCTGGTCGACGCGCGGCACAACCTGCTGCGGTGGCGCGCCATGACCGGACCCGGTGGGCGCTGA
- a CDS encoding 6-phosphofructokinase: MRIGVLTGGGDCPGLNAVIRAVVRKGVTNYGHEFVGFRDGWKGPLEGLSRPLGIAEVRGILPRGGTILGSSRTNPFKIENGVERIKENLAAQGVDALIAIGGEDTLGVATKLHELGVHVIGVPKTIDNDLGATDYTFGFDTAVNIAMEAIDRLHTTAESHHRTLVVEVMGRHAGWIALHAGLAGGANVILLPERQFDVDQVAGYVEKRFQHQYAPIVVVAEGAHPLEGQMVLHNQELDAFGHVRLGGIGQWLAEQLEAKTGKEARTVVLGHIQRGGTPTAFDRVLATRLGLQAIDAAHEGDWGKMVAMQSTDIVRVPLAEATRELKTVPLERYAEAEVFFGS, encoded by the coding sequence ATGCGTATCGGCGTGCTCACCGGCGGCGGCGACTGCCCAGGTCTCAACGCGGTGATCCGGGCGGTGGTCCGCAAGGGCGTCACCAACTACGGTCACGAGTTCGTGGGTTTCCGGGACGGCTGGAAGGGCCCCCTGGAGGGCCTGTCCCGCCCGCTGGGCATCGCGGAGGTCCGCGGCATCCTGCCGCGCGGCGGCACCATCCTCGGCTCGTCCCGCACCAACCCGTTCAAGATCGAGAACGGCGTCGAGCGGATCAAGGAGAACCTCGCCGCGCAGGGCGTGGACGCGCTCATCGCGATCGGCGGTGAGGACACCCTCGGCGTGGCGACCAAGCTGCACGAGCTGGGCGTCCACGTCATCGGCGTGCCGAAGACGATCGACAACGACCTCGGCGCCACCGACTACACCTTCGGCTTCGACACCGCGGTGAACATCGCCATGGAGGCGATCGACCGGCTGCACACCACCGCCGAGAGCCACCACCGCACCCTGGTCGTCGAGGTGATGGGCCGGCACGCCGGCTGGATCGCCCTGCACGCCGGCCTCGCCGGTGGCGCCAACGTGATCCTGCTGCCGGAGCGGCAGTTCGACGTCGACCAGGTCGCCGGCTACGTCGAGAAGCGCTTCCAGCACCAGTACGCCCCGATCGTCGTGGTCGCCGAGGGCGCCCACCCGCTCGAGGGTCAGATGGTCCTGCACAACCAGGAGCTGGACGCGTTCGGCCACGTCCGCCTCGGCGGCATCGGCCAGTGGCTGGCCGAGCAGCTGGAGGCCAAGACCGGCAAGGAGGCCCGCACGGTCGTGCTCGGTCACATCCAGCGCGGCGGCACCCCGACCGCGTTCGACCGGGTGCTCGCCACCCGGCTCGGCCTGCAGGCCATCGACGCCGCCCACGAGGGCGACTGGGGCAAGATGGTCGCCATGCAGAGCACGGACATCGTCCGCGTCCCGCTGGCGGAGGCCACCCGGGAGCTGAAGACCGTGCCGCTGGAGCGGTACGCCGAGGCCGAGGTCTTCTTCGGCAGCTGA
- the proC gene encoding pyrroline-5-carboxylate reductase — MAGSVHTVAVIGAGKIGELMLSGLLRSGWPVDRLLATARRPARAEELAARYGVRVVDNLTAVDEAEVLAISVKPQDAGVLLEEIGPKVPADKLVISLCAGLPTTFFSRRLPDGTPVVRVMTNTPALVDEAMTAISAGAHATGTHLALAEEMFKPLGATIRVPESQQDAVTALSGSGPAYFYLLVEAMIDAGILLGLPRQVAHELIVQTAIGSAVMLRDSGEHPVKLREAVTSPAGTTISAIRELEKHGVRAALLAALEAARDRARELAAQAD; from the coding sequence ATGGCGGGTTCGGTGCACACGGTCGCGGTCATCGGGGCCGGCAAGATCGGCGAGCTGATGCTCTCCGGGCTGCTGCGTTCGGGCTGGCCGGTGGACCGCCTGCTGGCCACCGCCCGGCGGCCGGCCCGGGCGGAGGAGCTCGCCGCCCGCTACGGCGTCCGGGTGGTCGACAACCTGACCGCGGTGGACGAGGCCGAGGTGCTCGCGATCTCGGTCAAGCCGCAGGACGCCGGCGTGCTGCTGGAGGAGATCGGGCCCAAGGTGCCGGCCGACAAGCTGGTCATCTCGCTCTGCGCCGGCCTGCCGACCACCTTCTTCAGCCGGCGGCTGCCCGACGGCACCCCGGTGGTGCGGGTGATGACCAACACCCCGGCCCTGGTCGACGAGGCGATGACCGCCATCTCCGCCGGGGCGCACGCCACGGGCACGCACCTGGCCCTCGCCGAGGAGATGTTCAAGCCCCTCGGCGCCACCATCCGGGTGCCCGAGTCGCAGCAGGACGCGGTGACGGCACTGTCCGGCTCCGGCCCGGCGTACTTCTACCTGCTGGTCGAGGCGATGATCGACGCGGGCATCCTGCTCGGCCTGCCCCGGCAGGTCGCGCACGAGCTGATCGTGCAGACCGCGATCGGGTCCGCGGTCATGCTGCGTGACTCCGGCGAGCACCCGGTCAAGCTGCGCGAGGCGGTCACCTCGCCGGCCGGCACCACCATCTCCGCCATCCGCGAGTTGGAGAAGCACGGCGTGCGGGCGGCGCTGCTGGCCGCGCTGGAGGCCGCCCGCGACCGCGCCCGGGAGCTCGCCGCCCAGGCCGACTGA
- a CDS encoding NAD(P)/FAD-dependent oxidoreductase: MDSYDIIVVGSGHNALVAAAYLARAGREVLILERNDRPGGLVRTEEMTLPGYLHDVYSAVHPLLHAGPVWADLGEELTARGLSYVNPDPPTGVSFPDGRTAVLHRSMDAMVAEADQLSPGDGDAFAAWMSAFAPYAGDVFGLLSRELSEPGARAAIGRLLRGDGAGLTPFAVDLFDTAQTTVSRFSSPVLRAMLASWVLHMGRTPNEPGSGIWVTLFTQTAMRAGMPFPVGGSEALVTALTQLVTEHGGRIVTGTEVHRILVDQGRATGVVTADGTRMAARQAVLACTNADQLYLKLLGGDAPDTLRAQAARYRYGRGCVQIHLALREPPRWPDPRFATIGQPFLTSGLDECALAVAQGMAGLLPADPTFTVDCPTALDPSRAPAGAAILRIQLLEMPIRPRGDAAGVIDVGDGGWSDDLTNRLVDRVITMVGRHIPNIPDAIAAHAVTTPDDLARYNPNCGPGDPYGGAHDLAQSYLLRPLPGQPGHRTPIDGLYQLGAGTWPGAGVSGGSGFIVARQLLGA, encoded by the coding sequence GTGGACAGCTACGACATCATCGTCGTCGGCAGCGGGCACAACGCCCTGGTTGCCGCCGCCTACCTGGCCAGGGCCGGGCGCGAAGTGCTGATCCTGGAACGCAACGACCGGCCCGGCGGCCTGGTGCGTACCGAAGAGATGACCTTGCCTGGTTACCTGCACGACGTCTACTCCGCGGTGCATCCGCTGTTGCACGCCGGCCCCGTCTGGGCCGACCTCGGCGAGGAGCTGACCGCGCGTGGCCTCAGCTACGTCAACCCGGACCCGCCCACCGGAGTGTCCTTTCCGGACGGCCGTACGGCCGTCCTGCACCGGTCGATGGATGCCATGGTGGCCGAGGCGGACCAGCTCTCGCCCGGCGACGGCGATGCCTTCGCCGCATGGATGTCGGCCTTCGCGCCGTACGCGGGCGATGTCTTCGGGCTCCTCTCGCGCGAGCTGAGCGAGCCGGGTGCCAGGGCCGCCATCGGTCGGCTGCTCCGGGGCGACGGCGCGGGGCTGACTCCGTTCGCGGTCGACCTCTTCGACACCGCGCAGACCACCGTGTCCCGGTTCTCCTCGCCGGTACTGCGGGCGATGCTCGCGTCTTGGGTGCTCCACATGGGGCGCACGCCGAATGAGCCGGGCAGCGGCATCTGGGTCACCCTGTTCACCCAGACCGCGATGCGGGCGGGCATGCCGTTTCCGGTCGGTGGCAGCGAGGCCCTGGTCACCGCCCTGACCCAGTTGGTCACTGAGCACGGCGGGCGGATCGTCACCGGCACGGAGGTGCATCGGATCCTGGTCGATCAGGGGCGGGCGACCGGTGTGGTCACCGCCGACGGGACCCGGATGGCCGCTCGCCAGGCGGTGCTCGCCTGCACCAACGCCGACCAGCTCTATCTCAAGCTGCTCGGCGGCGACGCGCCGGACACGCTGCGCGCACAGGCAGCCCGGTACCGGTACGGTCGCGGATGCGTGCAGATCCATCTCGCCCTACGGGAACCGCCGCGCTGGCCGGACCCTCGTTTCGCGACCATCGGTCAGCCGTTCCTGACCAGCGGCCTGGACGAGTGCGCGCTTGCCGTGGCGCAGGGCATGGCGGGTCTGCTGCCCGCCGACCCGACGTTCACCGTGGACTGCCCGACCGCGCTGGATCCCAGCCGCGCTCCGGCCGGTGCGGCGATCCTTCGTATCCAGCTGCTGGAGATGCCGATCCGCCCGCGTGGGGACGCGGCCGGGGTGATCGATGTGGGCGACGGTGGCTGGAGTGACGACCTGACCAATCGGCTCGTGGACCGGGTGATCACCATGGTCGGCCGGCACATCCCCAACATCCCCGATGCGATCGCCGCGCACGCCGTCACCACACCGGACGACCTGGCGCGCTACAACCCGAACTGCGGTCCGGGTGATCCGTACGGTGGTGCGCACGACCTGGCGCAGAGCTACCTGCTGCGTCCGCTGCCCGGCCAGCCTGGCCACCGGACGCCCATCGACGGCCTGTACCAGCTCGGTGCCGGCACCTGGCCGGGGGCCGGCGTCAGCGGCGGCTCCGGGTTCATCGTCGCCCGGCAACTGCTCGGCGCGTGA
- a CDS encoding flavoprotein, whose protein sequence is MPATSRPPVLHLVVGAAEPAAQLRSFITACQQLGWEVHLVATPDAFDVIDPDAAADLTHHPVHTDEQVTELPPAEAYAVAPAGFDLVNRWAYGFNDNLALRLLNEATSIGLPVVAVPVPDPALARHPAFVENLERLRHWGVLVTAPAEPADRAPWRAAVRVIAEWTRFARMPVQPTAVPEQPGGDRPRSADDLALQSG, encoded by the coding sequence ATGCCCGCCACGTCACGACCGCCTGTCCTGCACCTCGTCGTCGGCGCCGCCGAACCGGCCGCCCAACTCAGATCCTTCATCACCGCCTGCCAGCAGCTGGGCTGGGAGGTCCACCTCGTCGCCACCCCGGACGCGTTCGACGTGATCGACCCGGACGCCGCAGCTGACCTCACCCACCACCCCGTCCACACGGACGAGCAGGTCACCGAACTGCCGCCGGCCGAGGCCTACGCGGTCGCCCCGGCCGGTTTCGACCTGGTCAACAGGTGGGCGTACGGCTTCAACGACAACCTCGCCCTGCGGCTGCTCAACGAGGCCACCTCCATCGGCCTGCCGGTCGTCGCCGTGCCCGTCCCGGACCCGGCGCTCGCCCGGCACCCCGCGTTCGTGGAGAACCTGGAGCGGCTGCGGCACTGGGGCGTCCTGGTGACCGCGCCCGCCGAGCCCGCGGACCGGGCCCCGTGGCGCGCCGCCGTGCGGGTGATCGCCGAGTGGACCCGCTTCGCCCGGATGCCGGTACAGCCGACAGCGGTGCCCGAGCAACCGGGCGGAGACCGGCCGCGCAGCGCCGACGACCTGGCGTTGCAGTCCGGCTGA
- a CDS encoding class F sortase — protein MTGRPGATIRRHRDRGAPATALVAAGAALCLVAGTGVGLATTTSPPPAVDWRPGCTTDCPRAAPRPARLPAPTRVRVPRIAVDSPLEVLGVDAAGALAPPVDFARAGWYGAGPAPGDPGPAVIAGHLDSRTGPAVFARLGELRRGDRVQVWRGDRVVSFRVTGTVRAPKDRFPTAAVYGPTPGPELRLVTCGGDFDRRTRHYRDNVVVFAVAEP, from the coding sequence GTGACCGGCCGGCCCGGCGCCACGATCCGGCGGCACCGCGACCGCGGGGCGCCGGCCACCGCGCTCGTCGCGGCCGGGGCGGCGCTCTGCCTGGTGGCGGGGACGGGGGTCGGGCTGGCCACCACCACCTCGCCGCCGCCGGCCGTGGACTGGCGACCGGGCTGCACCACCGACTGCCCCCGGGCGGCCCCGCGGCCCGCGCGGCTGCCGGCCCCGACCCGGGTACGCGTGCCGCGCATCGCGGTCGACTCGCCGCTGGAGGTACTGGGTGTGGACGCGGCCGGCGCCCTGGCCCCGCCGGTCGACTTCGCCCGGGCCGGCTGGTACGGCGCCGGGCCGGCCCCCGGCGACCCCGGTCCGGCCGTGATCGCCGGACACCTGGACTCCCGCACCGGACCGGCCGTCTTCGCCCGGCTGGGCGAGCTGCGACGGGGCGACCGGGTGCAGGTGTGGCGCGGCGACCGGGTGGTGTCGTTCCGGGTCACCGGCACGGTGCGGGCGCCCAAGGACCGCTTCCCCACCGCCGCCGTGTACGGCCCGACGCCCGGCCCCGAGCTGCGGCTGGTGACCTGCGGCGGCGACTTCGACCGGCGGACGCGCCACTACCGGGACAACGTGGTGGTGTTCGCCGTCGCCGAGCCGTAG
- a CDS encoding DUF4397 domain-containing protein: MQPLRTASRRPLVTAAALLLAAGGVAVVAGPAQAAPVGYVRLAHLSPDTPAVDVYLAASGQEKPQVFPGVGYGVVSTYLPLPAGRYAVAMREAGAPADEPPVLTTEVAVSGGAAYTVAGVGRHADLGLRVLDDDLSAPEPGHAKVRVVQASVRAPVLDVAAADGPPIATGVRFATTTDYQQVEPGRLRLRLSSAGGPTTDVQVTLTGGAVYSLLVLDAKQGGLTTELRQDAAGGVVVVPTGGVDAGAGGSTGPPAYPLVAGGLAVAALTAGLVFVGRRRRGVW, from the coding sequence ATGCAACCGCTCCGCACCGCGTCCCGCCGGCCGCTCGTCACCGCCGCCGCGCTCCTGCTCGCAGCCGGCGGTGTCGCCGTCGTCGCCGGCCCGGCGCAGGCCGCCCCGGTCGGCTACGTCCGGCTGGCGCACCTCTCCCCCGACACCCCCGCCGTCGACGTCTACCTGGCCGCTTCCGGTCAGGAGAAGCCCCAGGTCTTCCCTGGCGTCGGCTACGGGGTTGTCTCCACCTACCTGCCGTTGCCCGCCGGCCGCTACGCGGTCGCCATGCGCGAGGCCGGCGCCCCCGCCGACGAGCCTCCGGTGCTGACCACCGAGGTGGCGGTGAGCGGCGGCGCGGCGTACACGGTCGCCGGGGTCGGCCGGCACGCGGACCTCGGGCTGCGGGTGCTCGACGACGACCTGAGCGCACCGGAGCCGGGCCACGCCAAGGTCCGCGTCGTGCAGGCGTCGGTGCGCGCCCCGGTGCTCGACGTCGCGGCGGCCGACGGCCCGCCCATCGCCACCGGCGTCCGGTTCGCCACCACGACGGACTACCAGCAGGTCGAGCCGGGGCGCCTGCGGTTGCGCCTGAGCAGTGCCGGCGGCCCGACGACCGACGTACAGGTCACGCTGACCGGCGGGGCCGTCTACTCGCTGCTCGTGCTGGACGCGAAGCAGGGCGGGCTCACCACCGAGCTGCGGCAGGACGCCGCGGGCGGGGTCGTCGTCGTCCCGACGGGCGGCGTCGACGCCGGCGCCGGCGGCAGCACCGGGCCGCCCGCGTACCCGCTGGTCGCCGGCGGCCTCGCGGTGGCCGCGCTGACCGCGGGCCTGGTGTTCGTGGGCCGCCGGCGGCGCGGCGTCTGGTGA
- a CDS encoding NADPH-dependent F420 reductase: MATVGLIGSGHIGSTVARLAVAAGYDVVLSNRRGPATLADLVGELGPRARAATPPEAAADGDLVVVTIPLKAYRDVPVDPLAGKLVIDTNNYYPERDGRFPELDAGPTTSSELLQRHLPRSRVVKAFNNIFFKHLLALARPAGSADRSALPVAGDDPGAKAEAAAFLDRLGYDTVDAGTLADSWRYQPDTPAYGVVYSADPQDWERESPADADSVRSALAAATR, from the coding sequence GTGGCGACGGTGGGGCTGATCGGCAGTGGGCACATCGGGAGCACGGTCGCCCGGCTGGCGGTGGCCGCCGGCTACGACGTCGTCCTCAGCAACCGCCGGGGGCCGGCCACGCTCGCCGACCTGGTCGGCGAGCTCGGCCCCCGGGCCCGCGCCGCGACCCCACCGGAGGCGGCCGCGGACGGCGACCTGGTGGTGGTGACGATCCCGCTCAAGGCGTACCGGGACGTGCCCGTCGACCCCCTCGCCGGCAAGCTCGTGATCGACACGAACAACTACTACCCCGAGCGGGACGGCCGCTTCCCCGAGTTGGACGCCGGCCCGACCACCAGCAGCGAGCTGCTCCAGCGGCACCTGCCCCGGTCCCGGGTGGTCAAGGCGTTCAACAACATCTTCTTCAAGCACCTCCTCGCCCTGGCCCGCCCGGCCGGCAGCGCGGACCGCAGCGCGCTGCCGGTCGCCGGCGACGACCCGGGCGCGAAGGCCGAGGCCGCCGCCTTCCTCGACCGGCTCGGGTACGACACGGTCGACGCCGGGACGCTCGCCGACAGCTGGCGCTACCAGCCGGACACCCCGGCGTACGGGGTCGTCTACTCGGCCGACCCGCAGGACTGGGAACGGGAGTCCCCGGCCGACGCGGACAGCGTGCGCTCGGCCCTCGCCGCCGCCACCCGCTGA
- a CDS encoding glutathione peroxidase, with the protein MTVFDTPIDALTGGPADLARYRGRALLVVNVASRCGLTPQYAGLQALQDEYADRGLVLLGVPCNQFAGQEPGSAAEISDFCQVNYGVTFPLTEKVDVNGPHRHPLYAALVDTPDADGHTGDVRWNFEKFLVAPDGTVAARFAPTVEPGSPELRAAIEKVLPATT; encoded by the coding sequence ATGACGGTCTTCGACACCCCGATCGACGCCCTCACCGGCGGGCCCGCCGACCTCGCCCGGTACCGGGGTCGCGCCCTGCTGGTGGTCAACGTCGCGTCCCGCTGCGGCCTCACCCCGCAGTACGCCGGCCTCCAGGCCCTGCAGGACGAGTACGCCGACCGGGGCCTCGTGCTGCTCGGCGTGCCCTGCAACCAGTTCGCCGGCCAGGAACCCGGCAGCGCCGCGGAGATCAGCGACTTCTGCCAGGTGAACTACGGCGTCACGTTCCCGCTCACCGAGAAGGTGGACGTGAACGGCCCGCACCGGCACCCGCTCTACGCGGCCCTGGTCGACACCCCGGACGCCGACGGCCACACCGGTGACGTGCGGTGGAACTTCGAGAAGTTCCTGGTGGCGCCGGACGGCACGGTCGCGGCGCGGTTCGCGCCGACCGTCGAGCCCGGTTCGCCGGAGTTGCGCGCGGCGATCGAGAAGGTCCTTCCCGCGACCACCTGA
- a CDS encoding glycosyl hydrolase family 18 protein, with product MKRSFRRALWVGAVVALTATTVPMASAFGAGSVTATFAKVQDWGTGHETRVTVINGSDASVSTWRIEFDLPAGTSISSSWDADVTRTGNHYVAVKKSWAGPLAPGATFSWGYNGTGAYKAPLNCTINGAPCGGGGGTPPPTTTAPPTTAPPTTAPPTTPPPTTPPPTTPPPSGDRKIVGYFAQWGVYARNYHVKNIHTSGSAAKLTHILYAFGNTTGGRCTIGDSYADYEKAYTAADSVDGVADTWDQPLRGSFNQLRKLKRMYPHLKVIWSFGGWTWSGGFTQAAQNPAAFAESCHNLVEDPRWSDVFDGIDVDWEYPNACGLTCDSSGPAAFKNVVSALRSRFGSSALVTSAITADGSNGGKIDAADYAGATPYLNWIMPMTYDYFGAFNAQGPTAPHSPLYSYPGIPQQGFWSDAAIQKLKSKGIPANKLLLGVGFYGRGWTGVTQTAPGGTATGPAPGTYEQGIEDYKVLKNTCPATGTVGGTAYAKCGSNWWSYDTPSTIGGKMTYAKNQGLGGAFFWELSGDTSNGELIGAIKGGLG from the coding sequence ATGAAGAGATCGTTCCGCCGGGCCCTCTGGGTCGGCGCCGTGGTCGCACTCACGGCCACGACGGTCCCGATGGCCTCGGCGTTCGGGGCCGGCAGTGTCACCGCCACGTTCGCCAAGGTGCAGGACTGGGGGACCGGTCACGAGACGCGGGTGACGGTCATCAACGGCTCGGACGCGTCGGTGAGCACCTGGCGCATCGAGTTCGACCTGCCCGCGGGCACCAGCATCAGCAGCTCCTGGGACGCCGACGTCACCCGCACCGGCAACCACTACGTGGCGGTCAAGAAGAGCTGGGCCGGCCCGCTCGCCCCGGGTGCCACCTTCAGCTGGGGCTACAACGGCACCGGCGCCTACAAGGCCCCGCTGAACTGCACCATCAACGGCGCCCCCTGCGGCGGTGGCGGCGGCACCCCGCCCCCGACCACCACCGCGCCGCCGACCACCGCCCCGCCGACCACGGCGCCGCCCACCACCCCGCCACCGACGACGCCGCCGCCCACCACGCCGCCGCCGAGCGGGGACCGCAAGATCGTCGGCTACTTCGCGCAGTGGGGCGTCTACGCCCGCAACTACCACGTCAAGAACATCCACACCAGCGGCTCGGCCGCGAAGCTGACGCACATCCTGTACGCCTTCGGCAACACCACCGGGGGCCGCTGCACCATCGGGGACAGCTACGCCGACTACGAGAAGGCGTACACCGCGGCGGACAGCGTGGACGGCGTCGCCGACACCTGGGACCAGCCGCTGCGCGGCAGCTTCAACCAGCTGCGCAAGCTCAAGCGGATGTACCCGCACCTCAAGGTGATCTGGTCGTTCGGCGGCTGGACCTGGTCCGGCGGCTTCACCCAGGCGGCGCAGAACCCGGCCGCGTTCGCCGAGAGCTGCCACAACCTGGTCGAGGACCCGCGCTGGTCGGACGTGTTCGACGGCATCGACGTCGACTGGGAGTACCCGAACGCCTGCGGCCTCACCTGCGACTCCAGCGGACCGGCCGCGTTCAAGAACGTGGTGAGCGCGCTGCGCTCGCGGTTCGGCTCGTCGGCCCTGGTCACCTCGGCGATCACCGCGGACGGCAGCAACGGCGGCAAGATCGACGCCGCCGACTACGCCGGCGCGACGCCGTACCTCAACTGGATCATGCCGATGACGTACGACTACTTCGGCGCCTTCAACGCGCAGGGCCCGACCGCCCCGCACTCCCCGCTGTACTCGTACCCGGGCATCCCCCAGCAGGGCTTCTGGTCCGACGCGGCGATCCAGAAGCTCAAGAGCAAGGGCATCCCGGCCAACAAGCTGCTGCTCGGCGTCGGCTTCTACGGCCGCGGCTGGACCGGGGTGACCCAGACCGCGCCGGGCGGCACCGCCACCGGCCCGGCCCCGGGCACCTACGAGCAGGGCATCGAGGACTACAAGGTCCTCAAGAACACCTGCCCGGCCACCGGCACCGTCGGCGGCACGGCATACGCCAAGTGCGGCAGCAACTGGTGGAGCTACGACACCCCCTCCACCATCGGCGGCAAGATGACGTACGCGAAGAACCAGGGCCTCGGTGGCGCGTTCTTCTGGGAGCTCTCCGGTGACACCAGCAACGGTGAGCTGATCGGCGCCATCAAGGGCGGTCTCGGCTAG